In Desulfonatronum thiosulfatophilum, a genomic segment contains:
- a CDS encoding TolC family protein: MPADRGAGSVAAMAVERRGHLPELSPDVFERPQLQGETLTRADTVRLAVTHNPELRKLYADLGIASADVLQAGRLSNPNFSASIMTSSESGMANQLTFGLAQNFADLLLMPSRRRISEGQLERTKTEVAAAILDLIARTEAAFYRLAAAREIARLRELQERASGLSSELAGRFREAGNISALALHLEQAAASEARLAAVDARMLVEEARFELNRLMGLHASEAVWSVEQGLALPVVAEDDPNEILILAHEQRLELVSVRRELDLLAEGVTLARRYRYIGEAELGVEFERETDRSRLFGPFISLSLPLFNQNQGAILRSDARLEAGLARLDALEIATGNEVYLAHQRVLGAREKVFEYRDVLVPSRVDIVERTQERVNFMLDDVFDLIRAKQQEYDAYHGYVEAVRDYWIARTELARLVGTELPSGLRFKKELIRLPELIDPDEAAEHDHSEHDHDEPDHEHHAPEPENHEHHHHGGH, encoded by the coding sequence GTGCCCGCGGATCGTGGCGCCGGAAGCGTGGCGGCAATGGCCGTCGAGCGTCGCGGTCATCTTCCGGAGTTGTCCCCTGACGTTTTCGAACGCCCCCAACTTCAGGGTGAAACTTTGACCAGGGCCGATACCGTCCGGCTCGCCGTGACGCACAACCCGGAACTGCGCAAACTTTACGCCGACCTGGGCATCGCTTCCGCGGACGTGCTGCAGGCCGGACGGCTCAGCAATCCCAATTTTTCCGCCTCCATCATGACTTCCAGCGAATCCGGGATGGCAAATCAACTGACGTTCGGCTTGGCTCAGAATTTTGCCGATCTGCTCCTGATGCCGTCACGTCGACGGATATCCGAAGGACAGCTGGAGCGGACAAAGACGGAAGTCGCCGCCGCGATTCTGGACTTGATCGCCCGCACGGAAGCGGCCTTCTACAGACTGGCCGCCGCACGGGAGATCGCCCGGTTGCGGGAGTTACAGGAAAGGGCGTCCGGGTTGTCCTCTGAACTTGCCGGACGATTCAGGGAGGCCGGAAATATTTCAGCACTGGCGCTGCATCTGGAGCAGGCAGCGGCGTCCGAGGCCCGCCTGGCCGCGGTGGACGCCAGGATGCTGGTGGAAGAGGCGCGTTTTGAACTGAACCGCCTGATGGGATTGCATGCCTCGGAGGCTGTCTGGTCCGTGGAGCAGGGGCTGGCCCTGCCGGTGGTTGCGGAGGACGATCCCAACGAGATTTTGATACTGGCCCATGAGCAACGGCTGGAACTGGTCTCGGTGCGACGGGAATTGGATCTGCTGGCCGAGGGCGTGACCCTGGCCCGAAGGTATCGGTATATCGGAGAGGCGGAACTCGGAGTCGAATTTGAGCGCGAGACGGATCGCAGTCGCCTGTTCGGTCCGTTCATCTCCTTATCCCTGCCGTTGTTCAACCAGAATCAGGGGGCAATTTTGCGATCCGATGCACGCCTGGAGGCCGGGCTGGCAAGGCTGGACGCCCTGGAAATCGCGACCGGCAACGAGGTCTATCTGGCCCACCAGCGGGTGCTCGGCGCACGAGAAAAGGTGTTCGAATACCGGGATGTCCTGGTTCCAAGCCGGGTCGACATCGTGGAGCGGACGCAGGAGCGGGTCAATTTCATGCTGGACGATGTCTTTGACCTGATCCGCGCCAAGCAGCAGGAGTACGATGCCTATCATGGCTATGTTGAAGCCGTGCGGGACTATTGGATCGCCAGGACCGAGCTGGCGCGGCTGGTCGGAACCGAATTGCCCAGCGGGCTGCGCTTCAAGAAGGAGTTGATCCGGCTTCCGGAGTTGATCGATCCGGATGAAGCGGCGGAACACGATCACTCCGAACACGACCACGACGAGCCGGACCATGAGCACCATGCGCCGGAACCAGAAAATCACGAGCATCACCACCACGGAGGACATTAA